In Nymphalis io chromosome 9, ilAglIoxx1.1, whole genome shotgun sequence, the genomic window AAAATGGAGACGTAATAATTTGTGGATTAGCTAGAAGACCAAATCGAATTTGCGAttctttcttatatttaaaggtACGTACTGCTAAGCGTTTTGGAACgtatacaattatttcttgTATTTCTAGAtcgagattttatttttaattctatcaaTTTTCTATAAACAATTGGTATTTAGGTCTGAGTGATAGTTGTGAACGTTGATAAAGAATAAAGTCATACAATATAATGAGATAATTTGTAGCCGTATTCATGAGTAGCcacatctttttttatttttttgtagtttaaGAATGAGGACCTTCTACTGTCACCTAGACTTCCAGATACATATGTGCAACAAACAAAGGAGGATGAGGATGATTATAGCGTCCaaggaattaaaattaaaaactttataccTATGCGTACTTGGAAGCTATCCTACAACGGAGAAATGAAGTTAGTAATTGCCTAAAAGACATTTTTTAGGCTTAAGGCTTGatgcatgttttatttttttctcaatttgttttatttcctaGTTAGGtgaatatatgcatatataagttaattgagtatattttttacaattcgcATTTTACATTTAGTCGTATACCAGTTACCCGTCCCAGCTTCGCAGGTGTACAATAAGGGCTTACATTAATGTTTATATCGcaatataactctattggtttggTGTGCTGATAAGCCAATAGAACTCCCAGTTGGCAtgttttttccgacatcttcaacaatacTAACAAATGTACACAAAActctttaatgaattatacaccttcTTCATAAGTCACACCGTCCATTGGTAAAAACCCTATAAAAATCTTTTGCGGTGAAGGGGACTTTGTGAAGGGTTAAGCCTATGCCAATCCGTCCCATTATGTACGagtatataaatctatataagcGATAAATCACGCTGATCCGTTGCTACGTTTTTGCGTGAAATAATAACCCAATGGACAAACTTTCGTATTAATAAAACGACTATTATAAAGTAGGAATtcactttgtatttttataaacgattaatttatgataaatactGTAGcgtttaatcatattatatattatattatccttGTTTGTTctcttaaataacaatttttatagtGACGATGCTCTTCGAAAATgacttagaaataaatatttttttgggtATTTAGCTGAAAGCGGCAATTCATTTGGCGGGATTTAAttggtattataaaaaaataatcttaatttacaATAGTGTTATTAATAGATCGTTTTTTGCTTAGAACATAGGTATTATCGTATAAAAGCAATGCTTCAATTACATAAACTGATTTCGTAATTAAGAGATAATTGTGGCCAAAGATATCTGTCCACTCAATAGTATCATGATAGCACTGTTTAATGTCTAATTTAGTGTAAATCTAAgtggataaaattattttgatacattaattaaattattctatctTTTAATACGAATCAAGAAACGGGATCCTGTTAAATACAACTATTTATGGATAGTGAATTGTTAAAATCCGCCCTAGAAAGGGTCGGTGTATATTGATATGAACTAAAACActgagtaaaaaaattatacaacttATTATAGACTATACTATGCTATaggttttcataaataatttcgcttttttatgtattcttcacttaaatataatttcttaccAGTATCATTCTACacgattatttttttcaaaccaCTTTTGTTAGTATTGctacaaaaaatagtttttattaattgaaacaatattatttatttattttttaatattaggtcaAGAAGTGACGTCAATAAATCGGTAAAAGTGTCAGCCGACCTCACATGGAGCGCGCAGTGGGCGCCATTCGAGTATGACACGCAGATGTCCCCATACAGTGTAGCTGACGACATGGCGAGGGAACCTTGGTCGAGTGACTATTTTAAACTTGTTAAGAAGTATGGTCATTGCTAATTAATACAAACTTAGTATGAAACAAAGAAAATTCATATGTCTAGGTCGTGTCAATTTCCAAGTACTaaagttatgttatttataataaaaccttatgttttattttgctgCTTTGATAAAATTATCGAGATGCAACGTTCTAATAAGATGAattaaagtagtaaagtaacaacctTTGAATGTCCCATCGCTGGGCTAATTCCTTTTGACGAGGAGGTTTGGAagttattccacctcgctgctccaatgcggtgtTGTAGATACAAATTTACCAGTATTTTAGTGAAAtcagacacttgcaggttttctcacgcaGGTGTTCCTTCATGGTTGAACATGAGATGAATGCTTCGTTAATAGGCGGTATCACAATGATTAGAATGatgttaataaactttatttaccaCTATTTTACTCGAAACTGGCTTATAGAGATTTTTCGAAAGACGTAAATTCCATGTTTTAATTCTATACCAAACAGAGATAATAAGAATTTGgtcagtttaaataattaagtatttattattatctgggGACACTTAGTGACTGAGAGATGTTCTGGAGACTTCCACAAGTCTCACACGTTTGTATTACAAAATGGCGATGGTAAAATAATATCGGTATCATTTTGATTGAATATGACTTCTCAGACTTCATCAAACGCATTATGAGCAAATGGGATCCATTACCGGGACCGTGACAGTTGAAGACAAAACATACAATATGACCGTGCCCTGTGTCAGGGATAGGAGTTttggtaattattatattatttactatatatatatatataaattactattatattatattattttcctcCATCATtagatatagataatattaatcagaatctgaaaaaaaaacttgtgtaattacataaaagtaaaatgttggtgacgcattggcgatgtagggaatagttaatatttcttacagtgccgatTTCAATGAttagtggtgaccatttattatCAGCTGATACTATTTGCCAGTTcgcctactaatattataaaaaatatttacgttggCACCACCTAACTATAGATCTTCAATCGTTAAAGACGCGATACTCGTATTTGAAGAATATAATTCTTTTAACAGGACCTTTACGGGATTGGCGCAACTTTCATCGCTACGTTTATCATTTCATGTTCCTGCAGAACGGCGATTGCATGGCTATTGGTAGTGTTTCGCAACCCGCTATAATGTcacagtaagttttttttttttaaataaaagagcaAATTACATCTTAATTCTTGCTAATTCAATCTAAACGGTTGAattcattgttttgtttatacatCGCCGACCAACTGTGCTATTCCGTAAGAACTCATtacgtatctcactcgtgaataatgcgaaatgttataaatattattatttttaatgttgcatatcactttttgaaaTTGAGAAACGTGAGTGAGCTTCAACTTTGTTCTTACAGATTAGCTCTACATCTTCAAACtaacttttatacaaaaaaatatttgtaagcaaAATTAAGTGTCATTGCATATATACCTAATACCTatgtatataatcttttttCCAGCCTTACCATTGGATATTTATGTACGAAGGCAGATCAGAGTGTAGTTCCTGTGTACTCATCCGATTTCCATCTTTACCAACACGGAGAAAATCAAATTCTTCCCAAGGATTATGGTTTTCAATTTAAAGCTGGTATgagaatttatattatgttttatttctactaaattgttaaagtaaaaagaatatttagaaTTACTATTTATCCCATTGGAATATTGTATTAGATAGCTTGAAATGACCGGTTTTTCATTGTTGAATTTATGCTTTATAATGCTTACCTTGTTAATGTAAAAGTTCTTTCAGTGTAGCAATGTTTTCATACAAAGGCGAAAACAAAGCGCGcactataaagtttttaagaaccaatttatgttttatttatgaacattATTTGATTGATGACATTCGCATTTAAATCATAATCCTAGGAGGTCAATCATACGCCGTACGAGTTCAAGTATTCGATGAAGATATGTTTTACATTGGAAAGGATAGAGAGGCGAAGTTCTACGAGAGATGGAGCAACGTCGAAGTAAACGGCGTTAAAGGAAAAGCTTGTGTGGAATGGCAGTACAATAATacgcaaaaataaaattataaatataaagtggcTTATCATTATTGTCCATCAATATGTTTTAAATCTATTCCAGGCAGAGGGAATTCAACcttcattatttactttattaccaTAGACAATATACAGGTTAtgattattttacacaaattataaCTTGGCCTTTTATAAAATTGCCTTGTAGCAAATAGTAATTGTgcgttgataaatattttatttcatatatatagttaaagaTGATAAAGGGGCGGAGCCTATAAACATGGCCGATATTAAAATTAGTGAACTGTGACTCGACAAAATCTAGCAATCAGATTTTATGCATGTAATCAGATAAGACATATTTTACTTTGCGACTTTTCGGTAGTCATCAACGCAAGGACTCGAATGCGCATGTCCCAAGGGTCCTGTGAGTTCAACCCTCGGTTAAGAACTTGTTGAAAGGGAACCGAGATTGTGCGATGCAAATATTAAGCTCTCTTACATCTAAGGGattgtatatttatgtgtaacattattatatgtaaggtataaacaataaaaacacaatttagcgtgaaatattaagtatatttagcGTTACACTTTATACagaatagttatattttatactatgacTCAAATATGGACTAGCAAATTATAGCGTCGTCTTGACATTTTAAGATAATGGTACATATCACTGGAGTtgcttactttaattattataattgctcAAGAAACAATTCTAGTTcctttataatagtaaaaagtcGGTACTTCTTTCAACGTCATTTACGATCATCTCGTACATTTCATACATTCAATAGAAATTGTTTTAATCTTCTATAAAGTCTTAATACTTCGAATTGGCGTAGAATAAAGCGTAGCTTACCTACATTGTAATACAatcataatatatgataaaattaaactttaaatatcgaatatttaaaatcatataagaaACTTAGTAAAATTTAGTTCACTAATCATacgtaaactaaattaaattattgtgcattctataatttaatttggaaCATTAGAACAGCATATTTatacgttttaattataataaaaaatatttaaggaaaaaaatattatttatctgtgtattaaaacaaattaaatttagtatacTAGGTTGTATTATCACCAGCAccaaatacatatgtatgtgtgcaaaatttcatctcAATCGATTGTATTGAACTGGATTATAATTCAGTTGTAAGATTCGATCCATATTCTGCTagatgtacttatatataagcttttaaaatagagacaatttaaagaaacataatgcgtaacattttttaacagttagatttttttataatatccgtaggcgaacgggcaaatgggccatggTACGTTGCCACcttcgcccatagatattgggaccataagatatattaaccctTCCTTTCATCGCCAACACTTTTCAAACTACCATAATTCccgctcaatttttttttaattatacacttCATTCTTTGAAGTTATCTGTTACAAACAAAGGCACAAGGTCCATACGAAAACACCTACTGgtgactttattatattttaattaataagtacaGTTTTATGATCACTTTATTTGCTGTAATATATGACAAACTATGTAAATTTATGGATAATCTTATAAgtgatttatattaagtttttgtaatggCGAGTTCGTGTAATGGAGTTAAATATAAACCTCAGGAAAGAAGTATATTGAAGCAAATACgagtaatattttgatataagatTACATGTTATGGAAgacaaattgatttatttaatttagtatcatcaatttgaagtttaatTTTAGCGACATTCTTATGGGTATTAATCATttcaaatgattatatttaaaaaatatgtttctgcCCCGAACTGTactgatacaaatatataaaactaaacataTATTTCAATGCAGGTCAGAATACAATCATGAACATCACTggatatagtattattatgtaattataatatatcctgttatataatacattacaattaataatgtaaaaacaatTCCGTGAATGATTAAATCTAAAATTTCCATAATTTCGGTAAATACTAAATTACAACAAAAGTATTtcgaataaacataaatataactaaactaCATCACAACTCATGCAATTTAAATGACATTTCAAtgcacttttttaaaattatataatatacaatatttattttgattgaattaaaacttaGAATATAAAGGTGATTTCATTACATTCCAATttgactaattaattattatttttctaaaataattagatACAGTGTCCAAAAAATATTGTACGTTttacagaataatatttttaaatttttaatatgactcgagtaaattatattatatcaaccgttaatatatattttttaatcatgtaaGAAACACATATTAAATAGGCTATTTTACTCTATATAAGAAAACATATATTAGTGAGATAGTTTAAGAAAAAAGCAATCGGTAAAtgttactacaaaaaaaaaaattcaattcataatttttgttttttttttttttttttaatctgtttttgaataccattaaatattaatattgaataaaggatTCTAGTGTCAAAACATGCCGAGAATGTTTATTTTGCAAAACGTACTCTCTCGGATATTCTGTACATCGGATACTAGAAGTAAATTATAGTTGACTATGTTTTCTGCGCTTATTTGATTGCGCATTTCTCCACTCTATTGATACCCTCTTATGCGTATTATCTCGCATTCTCTGATGGACTTATTAGAAGTTTTTATAGgcattagattaaaatataaatgaaaattgaaaacattttttaaatatagaagccGAATATTAGTCCCGTAGTTATAATTTCTTTTagcttttttatagaacaggcaAAGGGTCTGAGACCACACAGCCTTTTTATTAATCCTTTGATTAATATTGaaacacattaatataattttttttattatttttacaaaaatgacTTAGACCACACAATgatttagaattttaatttttattatcttatttttatcattCTTCGGGACTTTTTATGCATgccaatatttttatgtgaagCAACAG contains:
- the LOC126770891 gene encoding uncharacterized protein LOC126770891 → MLACLTSLLISVGVVFIFRFINMKYKPAILGIYQQQNKTYWFKFVFMYSFLTAKQVIIYLKRLLAIESGRSPDGVVHVQENDVKLEQKYKLDDHTKGIDGVYFNGISENGDVIICGLARRPNRICDSFLYLKFKNEDLLLSPRLPDTYVQQTKEDEDDYSVQGIKIKNFIPMRTWKLSYNGEMKSRSDVNKSVKVSADLTWSAQWAPFEYDTQMSPYSVADDMAREPWSSDYFKLVKKLHQTHYEQMGSITGTVTVEDKTYNMTVPCVRDRSFGPLRDWRNFHRYVYHFMFLQNGDCMAIGSVSQPAIMSHLTIGYLCTKADQSVVPVYSSDFHLYQHGENQILPKDYGFQFKAGGQSYAVRVQVFDEDMFYIGKDREAKFYERWSNVEVNGVKGKACVEWQYNNTQK